CCTCTCGACCTCCAGCGCCTTCGGCGTGATGGAAGGGGCGGTGCGCAACCTGGTGCAGAAGCGCTGCGCCAACTTCGGCAACGGCGCCTTCAGCGGCAAGTGGCACGACGTCACCCGCCGCTGCGGCCTCGAGGCCGATTCCTTCAGTGCCGAGTGGGGCCAGCCGATCACCGCCGAAATGGTCGACAAGGCGCTGGCCACCGGCAGGTACGACGCCCTGACGGTGGTCCACAACGAGACCTCGACCGGCGTCATGTCGCCGCTCGAAGAGATCGCCGAGGTGATGCAGAAGTATCCCGACGTCTCCTTCATCGTCGACACCGTCTCCTCGATGAGCGCCGTCCCCCTCGACGTCACCGCCCTTCGCACCGACGTCTGTCTGGCCGGCGTGCAGAAGGCCTTCGGCCTGCCGCCGGGACTGGCGGTCTTCGCCGTCTCCCGCCGCGCCCTGGAGAAGGCCCGCAGCACGCCCAACCGCGGCTATTACTTCGACTTCGAGGAATTCGAGGCGAACGACGCCAAGGACAACACCCCCAGCACCCCCTGCATCAGCCTGATCTACGCCCTCGATCACCAGCTTGCCAAGATGTTCGCCGAGGGGCTGGAGAACCGCTTTGCCCGCCACCGCCAGATGGCCGAAGCGACCCGCGCCTGGGTTCTCGCCCAGGGCTTTTCCCTCTTTGCCGCCGAGGGTGCCCGCTCGCAGACCCTCACCTGCGGCCGCAACGACGACCGCACCGATCTGGAGCAGTTGAAGAAACTGGCCGGCGCCCGCGGCTACGCCATCGACAACGGCTACGGCAAGATCAAAAACACCACCTTTCGCATTCCCCACATGGCCGACATGACCATGGCCGACCTGGAAGAGCTCTTCGCCCTGCTGGAGGAGCTGCTGCCGCAGGCCAGGGCTTAACGGCGGTCGCGGGTCCCGGGTCCCTGGACTTAGGACCCGGGACCTTAGACTCAGGACTTACATGATTGATCTTCTCGCCCAGATCACCGCCGAATTCCACGCCCTGGTCCCCCTCGACCTGCTCACCATCGCCACCCTGACCGTGCTGGAGGGAATCCTCTCCGTCGACAACGCCCTGGTGCTGGCAATCCTGGTGCGCACCCTGCCGCCGGAGCAGCGCCGCAAGGCGCTCACCTACGGCATCGTCGGGGCCTTCGTCTTCCGCTTCATTGCCCTCATCTTCGCCGCCCACCTGATGCAGCTCTGGGTCTTCAAGCTGATCGGC
The sequence above is a segment of the Desulfuromonadales bacterium genome. Coding sequences within it:
- a CDS encoding alanine--glyoxylate aminotransferase family protein produces the protein MPKKLYIPGPVEVSRDVLEAMAAPMIGHRMKEYAEIHRRVTSGLKQLLNTTDPVFLSTSSAFGVMEGAVRNLVQKRCANFGNGAFSGKWHDVTRRCGLEADSFSAEWGQPITAEMVDKALATGRYDALTVVHNETSTGVMSPLEEIAEVMQKYPDVSFIVDTVSSMSAVPLDVTALRTDVCLAGVQKAFGLPPGLAVFAVSRRALEKARSTPNRGYYFDFEEFEANDAKDNTPSTPCISLIYALDHQLAKMFAEGLENRFARHRQMAEATRAWVLAQGFSLFAAEGARSQTLTCGRNDDRTDLEQLKKLAGARGYAIDNGYGKIKNTTFRIPHMADMTMADLEELFALLEELLPQARA